The Bacillaceae bacterium IKA-2 DNA window ATAATTCTCCCTTTCATTTCATCATTTGGAAGAGTTACGACAGATACTGTAGTTTCAGCTACATGATCTGCTGAACAACGCTGAATCGCTAGTGAAATGATTTCTTTTGCTTTTTTATCAGCATCTTCTTTTGCTCGGATAACTGATTCTTTCACCATTATCGCCATTTCGTGAGTTAATTCATTTTTTACGTCTTTCATAATGATTTCCCTAGCTTCTTCTCTAGTAAAACCAGAAATACGTTCAAGCTCTAATTGTTGCTTTTGTAAGAGCCCCTCCACTTTGCTATCCATCTCTTCAATATGTCGTTGTTTTTTGGTGAGAGCTTCCTCTCTTCTCTCAAGTGATTCCTCTTTCTTATCTAAGGTCTCACTCTTTCGATCAAGGATCTCTTCTTTTTGTACCAAACGATTCTCTTGTTTTTGAATCTCATTTCTTCGTTCACGAATATCCCGTTCAGCTTCCTGACGTAATTTATGGATTTCGTCCTTTCCTTCAAGGATTGCTTCCATTCTCAGTCGATCTGCTTCGCGTTTGCTTTCCTCAATAATTTGCTTTGCTGCATGTTCAGCACTAGAAATTTTCGCTTCTGCAATGGATTTTCGAACAAGATATCCAACAACTGCACCAAGGGCCACAGAGACAAGCAAAATGAAGATGAGTACAAAATTGTTGTCCATTACTTTCACCTCCTCTTGCTATCTAATTGTTGGTTTCATAATACATTATTTCATTCATTATTGGTGTGCACATCCAGCACGGGTTACTTTTCTTATCATTATAAAAAAAATAGCCAATAGTAAATTGCAGTATTCCAAACAATTGTATAATTGGATAATGTTATTGTCAAGCATCGTCAACATCTGACGGTTTTAAACATAGTTTTAAAGATGGACATACTGATAAAAAAAACTGGTTAAAAATATAAAAATGCGTCTCTCCCAAGAAATCTAATAGATTTCTTGGAAGAGTCCGCTAAGTTTTGATCAATAATCTCAAGCTAACTTTATTACTTTACTTCAACCGGCAGATCAGCTTGTTCACTCATGTTTGCTGGCTCAGTCACATTTCCACCATTTAATCCGTAATGTTGACGGATTTTCGCATCAATTTCTTCTGTGATATCCTGATTTTCCTTTAAGAATTGTTTTGCATTTTCTCTTCCTTGCCCTAAGCGCTCTTCCTTATATGAGTACCAAGCACCACTTTTAAGAACAATATCTAAATCTGAACCAATATCTAACAGTGATCCTTCTCTAGAAATACCTTCACCATACATAATATCTACTTCTGCTTGCTTAAACGGTGGAGCAACTTTGTTTTTTACTACTTTAATTTTCGTTTTGTTTCCAACCATATCGTTCCCTTGTTTGATAATTTCTGCTCTACGCACTTCTAAACGAACAGAGGAATAAAATTTAAGAGCCCGTCCACCTGGAGTTATTTCAGGGTTTCCAAACATCACTCCAACTTTTTCACGAATTTGGTTAATAAAGATAGCGATCGTCTTTGATTTACTAATTGCACCAGAAAGCTTTCTAAGTGCTTGCGACATTAAGCGAGCTTGAAGTCCAATATGACTATCTCCCATTTCGCCTTCAATCTCTGCTTTCGGGACAAGAGCAGCAACTGAGTCGATGACAAAAATATCAACAGCTCCACTACGAACTAGTGCCTCAGCGATCTCCAATGCTTGCTCACCGGTATCTGGTTGTGAAAGTAATAATTCATCAATGTTTACGCCTAGATTTTGAGCGTAAATTGGATCAAGTGCATGCTCAGCGTCAATAAACGCCGCTGTTCCACCTTGACGCTGTACTTCAGCTATCGCATGAAGCGCTACCGTCGTTTTACCTGAAGATTCTGGTCCGTAGATCTCAATAACTCTTCCCTTTGGATAGCCACCTACTCCTAAGGCAATATCAATCGCTAAAGATCCAGTTGAAGTCGTTGCAACTCTTTTTTCAGCTTGTTCCCCTAATTTCATAATGGAACCTTTTCCAAACTGCTTTTCAATTTGGCGTAATGCCATTTCTAATGCCGCTTTACGATCACTCATTTTTTCATCTCTCCTTATATGTATCATAATCAATTTATGTCTTTATTCAAATCCCATATCATTATCATAACTTGTTTTTTGAGATTTGCCAATAGTTTTTACGAACATTTATTCGTTTTTTTGTTTATTTGGTTTGATCATGGTATTTTAAAAAAACAAATTCAAAATAATAAGACTTACCCCACTCTAGCAAAAAAAAGTTAGCTTCACATACAACTACTGTGGTCGCACGCTTTTAAATAACTTGCTAGAAGAGCTAGTCTCTATTAAAGAAAGATTTATCTTGATTTATAAGGGTTAAGCCCTATCCATAAAGCGTAGGCGAGATTTTTTACTTGAAATTACCATCTCGTTTCGGTCTTGGTTTTGCTGGTTCTAAATTAACTCTAGCACCATTTAATCTTGAATAGCGAAGCGCTTCGTATACAAATGGAGCACTTTCTTCTGGAACTTCAAGAAAAGTAAAGTTTTCAAAAATATCAATTCTGCCAATGGCTTTCGCCGCAATCCCTACCAACTCGGAAACCTCATCCATAATAATTTTTGGAGTTAACTTGACATTTCTTCCGACGTTAATAAAGAAACGTACCATTCCTTTAGCCGCTCCTGTATCTCCAAAATTATAGCTATCATCTCCTGCGTCAAATTCATGATGAAAGGCAACTTTCATTAATGCACCGACAACTTTTTCGGCCGGGTGATCAGAAAGCATTTCCTTAATTAATGGATCAAAGAGAACTGGTTGTTCATTTGATTGAATAATATTTACTAATTGTTGCTTCCATGATTCTTGCTGTTTTTCAACAACATCTTCAATTGTTGGGATATTTCGAGACGGTAAAGTCATTTTAATTTCCAATTCAATCGAACGTAAATGCTTCATTTCTCTTGGAGTTACTAAGGTTAATGCTAATCCTTTTCGTCCTGCACGTCCAGTGCGACCAATCCGATGAACATAGCTTTCAGGATCTTGCGGAATGTCATAATTGATGACATGAGTAACGTTTTGGACATCAATTCCCCTTGCCGCAACGTCTGTTGCGATTAGAAATTCAATTGTTGCATCGCGGAATTTCTTCATAACACTATCACGTTGCATCTGTGTTAAATCACCATGAAGACCATCAGCCATATAACCACGAGCTTGTAAGGCTTCAGTAAGCTCATCAACACCTTTTTTTGTGCGGCAAAAAATAATTCCTAAATCAATCTCTTCACTATCGATAATTCGGCAAAGTGAATCTAACTTATTTTTTTCTAACACTTTAAAGTAAATTTGGTCTATAGACGGGGCAGTTACTTCCCCTTTATTAATTGAAACGACTTTTGGTTGTTTCATATATTTTCGCGACAGCTTGACGATCGCATTTGGCATCGTTGCAGAAAACATAAGTGTTTGTCGATCACTACTTACTTCTTTTAAAATCAACTCTATATCTTCAACAAAACCCATATCTAACATTTCATCGGCTTCGTCTAACACTACAGTATGAACTCGGTCTAGTTTTAATGTTTTGCGACGCAGATGATCAAGGACACGGCCTGGAGTTCCAATCACAACATGAACTCCTTGATTTAAGGCGCGAATTTGATGGCCAATTGATTGGCCCCCATAAATCGGTAAAGTTCGGGTTCGTTTAAATTTCGAAAGCTGTTGTAGCTCAGCCGCCACTTGAATTGCTAACTCTCTTGTCGGTGTTATAATAATCGCCTGAACATGAGGTGACGTTGTTACTTTGTCTAACAAAGGTATTCCAAATGCAGCTGTTTTCCCTGTACCTGTTTGCGCTTGTCCAATAACATCGCCACCATCAAGAATGAGTGGAATAACTTTTTCTTGAATTGGCGATGGCGCTTCGAAGCCCATCTCTTTTACTGCTTTTTTTAAATCAGTTGAAATTTGAAAATCATCAAAATACATCATTTTTGCCACCTTTATTAAATTGTTTCAACAAACTATACAAGCCGTGTTTCACTGACCTGTTTTGTATCTGTTCTCTTGTACCCGCGAGTTTTAGAGAATAAACTTTCGTTTTCTCACCTGCCATTGAAACAGCAATGAAAACTGTTCCAACCTCTTTTTCTTCTAGTAATGACGGTCCCGCAACTCCTGTGAAACTAATCCCAATGTCAGCATTTAATAATTCCCTAACATTTTCCGCTAAACAGCTAGCACATTCTTTACTTACCTCACCATATTTTTGGAGAGTCTCTTTTGGTACTTGAAGAATAGTTTGTTTCACTTCGCTATCGTAGCAAACTATACCACCTTTAAATATTTTAGAAGCGCCATGTATGGCTGTCAATTCAGCAGAAAAACGTCCGCCGGTTATACTTTCTGCGGCCGCTACTGTTTTATTTTGCTCACGAGTATATTTCAAAACTTCACTAAGGAGTGAGGTTTCATTATAACCATAAAAAAACTTACCTACCCTTGATAAAACCTTATTTTCCAACTCATCGAGTAGTTTCTCCCCGACTTGTCTATTTTCATGCTTAACGGTTAAACGGATCGTCACTTCGCCCTCTTTTGCTAGTGGGGCTATCGTAGGGTTTGTTTGAGTCTCAATTAAATCTAGAAGTTCTGTTTCAAGCTGAGATTCACCAATGTCAAAAAAATTTAAAACTCTCGAGATGATTTGAATCGATTTTTCTTGTTGAGATAGGATAAAGGAAAGTCCATACTTAGTAAACATCGGTTCCATTTCCTTTGGTGGTCCAGGTAAAAGTATATAGTGAATTCCACCTTCTTTAAAAGCCATCCCGGGAGCCATTCCATTATCATTAGGCAAAATCGTTGATCCATCAATGACCAACGCTTGCTTTCGGTTATTATCGGTCATGACAAGATTACGCTTTTTATAATACAGCTCGATTCTATGTAGAGCTTCGGCATC harbors:
- the recA gene encoding recombinase RecA, translating into MSDRKAALEMALRQIEKQFGKGSIMKLGEQAEKRVATTSTGSLAIDIALGVGGYPKGRVIEIYGPESSGKTTVALHAIAEVQRQGGTAAFIDAEHALDPIYAQNLGVNIDELLLSQPDTGEQALEIAEALVRSGAVDIFVIDSVAALVPKAEIEGEMGDSHIGLQARLMSQALRKLSGAISKSKTIAIFINQIREKVGVMFGNPEITPGGRALKFYSSVRLEVRRAEIIKQGNDMVGNKTKIKVVKNKVAPPFKQAEVDIMYGEGISREGSLLDIGSDLDIVLKSGAWYSYKEERLGQGRENAKQFLKENQDITEEIDAKIRQHYGLNGGNVTEPANMSEQADLPVEVK
- a CDS encoding DEAD/DEAH box helicase, with the protein product MMYFDDFQISTDLKKAVKEMGFEAPSPIQEKVIPLILDGGDVIGQAQTGTGKTAAFGIPLLDKVTTSPHVQAIIITPTRELAIQVAAELQQLSKFKRTRTLPIYGGQSIGHQIRALNQGVHVVIGTPGRVLDHLRRKTLKLDRVHTVVLDEADEMLDMGFVEDIELILKEVSSDRQTLMFSATMPNAIVKLSRKYMKQPKVVSINKGEVTAPSIDQIYFKVLEKNKLDSLCRIIDSEEIDLGIIFCRTKKGVDELTEALQARGYMADGLHGDLTQMQRDSVMKKFRDATIEFLIATDVAARGIDVQNVTHVINYDIPQDPESYVHRIGRTGRAGRKGLALTLVTPREMKHLRSIELEIKMTLPSRNIPTIEDVVEKQQESWKQQLVNIIQSNEQPVLFDPLIKEMLSDHPAEKVVGALMKVAFHHEFDAGDDSYNFGDTGAAKGMVRFFINVGRNVKLTPKIIMDEVSELVGIAAKAIGRIDIFENFTFLEVPEESAPFVYEALRYSRLNGARVNLEPAKPRPKRDGNFK
- a CDS encoding competence/damage-inducible protein A, whose product is MNAEIVAIGSELLLGQIANSNAQYISKELANIGVNVYHHSVVGDNKSRLTDLVLQAQKRANLIIFTGGLGPTKDDLTKETIATCVGRHLISDAEALHRIELYYKKRNLVMTDNNRKQALVIDGSTILPNDNGMAPGMAFKEGGIHYILLPGPPKEMEPMFTKYGLSFILSQQEKSIQIISRVLNFFDIGESQLETELLDLIETQTNPTIAPLAKEGEVTIRLTVKHENRQVGEKLLDELENKVLSRVGKFFYGYNETSLLSEVLKYTREQNKTVAAAESITGGRFSAELTAIHGASKIFKGGIVCYDSEVKQTILQVPKETLQKYGEVSKECASCLAENVRELLNADIGISFTGVAGPSLLEEKEVGTVFIAVSMAGEKTKVYSLKLAGTREQIQNRSVKHGLYSLLKQFNKGGKNDVF